The genomic interval TTTATATCATAACCGCCAAACTTTTAAAATGCTTTCATTGATTTTTTGTCAATAAAGAAATTCTTTTATTGAGAAAGCATAAAATCTAAAAccgaacaaaatattcaaaataaatgtcATAATTCGCGAATTCCCCCAACTACATCATTGTATTGTTCAAACTTTTCGTGGCGTTATCAGCCGTTCTTTTTAATAGCACAAGTAAAGAACATTGGTTCATTTGTGGAAATTTAACGGCTGAAATGTCTTGACCagtatgttttgttcataaagACATAGGGAAACCATGCTCTCAAAATAACATATGGAATCTACATAGTGGAGTGCCTTAAACAAAACAGCGTTTTTCTTGTTAAAATtcaccatttttttttatttaaaagttagaGTCAAAACATCGACAACCAATAAGGACGACCGAAATCAACAATCACTACACATCCACCCACCATTGTCAGCGTGTTTCCGTCCCCGTGTCTAACGTGTTTACACTGGAACCCGTTCCCTGTTTGGTTCTCTACAAGCTTGTCTCCGTCTGCTGAGAACAATACCTGCAAACAGTAATTTCGATTGTTTAGAAACAACATGACCATGTTTTTGtgatattaataatttttatgaCAGTTATTCTGATGAGCTAGTATAATTCATGAAGGTGTTATCGAGCTCAAAACATTCAGTtgtcttgttaaaaaaatatataataaatcgtATTTGTGAGGTTACGTTTTACTTGCTAACATGTGTATGCGTTTTTGAAAGCATAACCCAGTTAGTGAAACAATTCTTTTGATTAACGTATTCTATCTTGTTGCTTTTTATACATCACCATCTGTATATTTTATTGCGTATGATTAAGCTATTGTTGGCTTAAATAGTATAATTGTTTTATTCGCACCAATTACGTTTTTTAATGCAGAACtatgtaattataaatatataagaaacaacaataataaaagtaataatatatcCCTTGAGGTCTGTATAATTCCAATTAAATTGAACTGACTTTCCAATCATGTTTCCTAATACTAGTATGTAATATGTGTGTGAGTTTATCATCGCATTTACTTTGCCGTTTTGTTTAGGTACTGTGATACCTgccttaaataaaaaggtttacgaAAGATGACAGCATATATTCCCTTTAAGGGTATTTTCCTGGGTTTCAAGTGTCAACGTATCTCTGCAGATGTAATTACCACACACAATATGTACCTTGATATTTCTTCCGTCTAGTGTCATAGTATCTAGTTCCTCTCCCAGTTTAAACGTTATCGTCTTTTCGCCGGCGGCCGTCGTTGTCTTGATGGACCATGATCCTCCATTGTCTGATATCTCCTGTGTCATGTTGGAGCCGTCTGAGAGGAATTTGTGAGCATCTAATCGCTTCTCATCAGAAACGCCTGCAAAAAAAGCATTCGACCAAAAGTAGAACGTTGTTATAATTGCACGTCATAGTCATCAGCGATATTGTCAAAGGAACACACTTGCATATCATGCGCTTAGTAATTGCACTATTTAATAACCAAGTATTTTGTTTCTGATTTTCCAAAGAGCGCGTGAGTATTTCTGATGAATTGAAGGAACTTTATAAGTGAGTGGAAAGGTAACACGTCAAACGATTCAGCGCTTTACACGGATTACTCTTTTTATGGTAAGGACTATACGTGCACATGAACTTTATTGCCTGCCCATGTCTATaaaaagctgggttcccactgccgatcagatcaactcgatcaagcccgacatagcggtcgggtactggtctggttcggtcggcatgagtggtcgggggcggtcgggtaggtcggcatcggtcgggcttcctacccgatatttttggacatgtcaaaaaatatcgagtagcggtcgagtaggaaatgaaTCGAGAAGCGCTCAtaaagtggtcgtgtattagtcgagtagaagatcgagttgatcgtgaagcaatcgtgtggcgatcggattgatatcttttacacgatctgtacccgatccgctcgacctctacccgagttattttagatcgcaacacgatccactcgacctctagacgatttgatgtacagatttactagactgccacccgacggctactcgaacgtacacgatcacttcccgattgctattcgaccatacacgagctctgtaaCCGATCCGCTAGACCTCTACCCGAGTTTttttttagatcgctttgtacgactgtagtacggccatcacgatctggtcgtgtgaagatctgatggcgatcgagctgaggtccacttcgtcgagctgagatcgtatagggctcgcgtataggtcgagatgatcgagcggaaatcggaaggatggttgagtggacgtcgtgaatgagtcgtgtagGGGTCGTGTGTtttcgacaagaggtcgagaagaagtcgtgtataccctttttagtcgagcttggtcgggtttggtcgggaaatttcggtgatcgggatcccgatcgagttgatcggatcggcagtgggaacccacctaaATAGGCGAGTCAATATTTGCAATAATTAAACGAAaggattgtatttttgtcatccTATTATAACGAGAGTATTACCTCAATATCATGTCGAAAAGACTATGGTGAAAATGAGTAATGGTAAACCTACCGAGGTTATTCATATTAATATGTGTACGTTTATATGGCACACTGTATGTACAGTTCGCCAACAAGATCTATTCTTGtctattgttttttattgtgctGACCATGGTATAAACATATTAAACCACGGTAATTTACCTGAtgtaaacaaattttaatttattattaatccCAATGCAACATTGTGAGAAATTATGTAACCAGAGCACTCGCTTAAATATGAAAAGACATTAAGAAAGACGATCAGGAAGATCAATTTCTTATGTCAGTAAAATGTAAGGGTGTAACGGTACtccgtgggacggtatatcgtaataaactccctcggtacggttcacgacacgcctccgagtccgtacggtacggtacggtacggCATTTTCCATGACgcatttcaagggaagtaactgtaatTCGCCCCAAAAAATGGCGGAAGTtgaattgaaatcacctccagcgagcttcaaataaaaaatatggaagcgttttgtgttatcagtaagaaaagtggtaggcgtttatttcgtattaacatTTGCTTTATATCACGACTTTTATCGCTACGAATTTCCaaagcaggagctgtaattttgtgattctGCTGAGAATTTCGCAATttctttgaaaccattaaaattaaatttcaatcactcaaaaatgtgctgtgTCGCCTACGTCACAAAACAAGGTGCAgtatttgactggttctaagaattGCGCTTGAAGTTTTTTACGGCACAAGCAAAGATAGCCATTTCGACAATGTGGTAAACACGTTTTCTTTTTAAGTTAAATAATCTATCAaagtaaaagaaacataaagcagtccgtattttttaaacatattcatagTTTCGTGTTCAtgtttaatcaaagttttagagttgtaaataataataactgattgtcAATTAGTGCACTTTCAtgacattatatgtttttttgtatattgtatgacacatttgtggaggtctttaaataaaattgaaaactggtttaaaatggtttgtatgttgtttccatctgacaatacgtattgtatcgtacacattttaccgcgatacgtatcgtaTCGTAAGATGAGCCTATCGTGACACCCTTAGTAAAATGTAAATGTGCAGGAGTAAACTGGTGACAAAAaatgtatggcaagcggttcgacgcataatctcAAGAAACTAAGTTtgtcataagaacctaggttctcattatgagaatctaggttttcattctgagaacctaggttcttaccagaacTTATGATCCCTAATGAAAACGTGTGTTCTCATGAAAACGTACGTAGGGTATCCGAGAGAAAGgcgcgaaaagctgtcgagaccctaggttcttgtgaaaaccttggatatcaaacgagaactgtggttctcagaatgagaacctaggttctcatgaaaaacctagtttcttgggattatgcggcGAACCGCGCTGAAAACCGGGGTTCTGAAATGAAAGCttaagttctcatgagaacctacgttctatgtgtctatgtgtATCGTCTCGCCGAGAACATGGGTTCtcgagcgtaaactaaggttttcaaatgaaaacctaagttctcatgaaaaacctggtttcttgggatttcattaacctagtttctcatgagagcctaggttctcattaaaaacctggtttcttgggatttcataaacctagtttctcatgagaacctaggttctcatgaaaaaactAGTTTTTCATGAGAACAAAGATTCTCaggaaaaacctggtttcttgggattatacaaaaggcattagccgtcggtgatCGCCTCTTGTTCATATGTTCGACGTTTTCcctgcatgggtgttcttgaggaatgaaattagtaaagaaCTCAGTAGACATTGGTCtaaacacattaattaaaacttaaactgtttatgaaatacatctttaattgtaaatattattttgaaactaaaaattgaaaaaatcagatcaatcgttacataattcattgttacagcattaaatgagtttaagATATTAAGTTTCCTTGTTCGGGGCCTCatacgactgtacggtacagtattgggctatttttatttaatttattttctattttaagtatggctgttatatatttaagcaatcattatggtataaatagaaattttatctctattgataatttgtaacaatgtattattcaatcttaagatatcggcccacactgcaagaaaaacttatgcacttaagactttgcaaacatatttcaataacttgcattatctgcaaaaataaagttcttaacggtgtgttttcattctgttcagcccgtgtgtaatcatatgtgaaccccatgtCCCGCATTCCAACCGAGCAtgttacgccgtccgacgcgtaattctggggacctaggttctcataagaactatggttcccaaatgaaaaccacggatttagtattaCAAATGAGAACTTAAGTTCTGGTCATGAGAACTTTTGTTTTCACAATGTAAttctgggaacctaggttcttatgaaaACTATGGTtctcaaatgaaaaccacggTTATGgaaagcggttcgacgcataatcctaagaaactaggtttttcatgagaacctaggttttcattctgagaacataggttcttaccagaaccttggttttcaaataagaacctaggctatcgccgtttgatgcacatttcataaaaacttgggttctggtgaaaacctaggatatcgaataaaaacttgggttctggaagccatgtgcaatcttcaagcgagaacctaggttctcattctgagaacctatgttctctaaatgagaacctaggttctcatgaaaaacctagtttcttgcgattatgcgtcgaaccgcttgccatagaaaCGCTTTGTTTACTGAAGTATGTCTGACTTGCTTTGAGTTTTGAGTTTTTATTATTCTCAGGTTAAAACGATGGATCAAGCCTTGACTATGAATTACGTGATTTACCGCAGCACACGCTtgctatatttatatttgttaaaaactaTGTGGCCATAAAAAAGAAAAAGTGCGTTAATgtaatactttaaataaaatcgACTGTTGTTCGAATAATTCATAAAAGTTAAATGTTTCATCAATTTCGCAACATGAACAGCATGTATTAGTTCGCCGGTTTTATTAGTCTAGTGAGagagtgtttattttatttcctttCATGGCTCCAAAGAAAAAAATCATCTGTATGGTAAAATGGAGTAATGTTATACTTAAGTTGATCCAAAACATCATAATGAAGCTGTACATTCTTCCAATTCCAACAAAGCATTGATCGTAAGCGAAGTTACATTGATCTTAAATTGATCAGAGAATTGATCGTAAGCGTAGTAACTTTGATCTAATAAATACATGATCGTAAGCGTAGTTTATAATATTTAGTATTAATCGTAAGCTTAGGTACTATGTTCTATTTGATGCATATGCTCGTGTGTGAATATGCGTGTATTTCGTTAAGTATCTAAAAAGAgtttacaaattatatatcatattCATTTCACCTAGACAATAATGATTGCCGCTATTcgtatttgtaaatgtttgcttgaaaTGCTAATACAAAATTCAAAAGTATACAGTAAGATACTAAACAACTAGTTATGAAGCCGTTTGCCACTTAGTGAGCGAAAGTGCCAAGAGCTTGGGAAATAAACACGAACAGACGTGTTTTCATACAACACTCATACGGTTGAATTATGGTATACCCATTGCATGACGCTGTTAATTCTTAACATGCTCATATACTGgtaaatgtatataatgtatcATGTATTATGATATATCGaattcaaatgatattttatattatatagtaAACGTTTTGCTgcacaatacatgtataaatatgtacTTGCCTTTTTGATATATACTTATTCTTTACGACAAAGTAAGAAGAAGAATATAAGACAATCAAGCCAGTAACTATATAACCCAGACACAATAAAGAAAGTGAAATTCAACAACTCGAGACAAActgtacatttgtttttatttcgacTTTATGTAT from Dreissena polymorpha isolate Duluth1 chromosome 1, UMN_Dpol_1.0, whole genome shotgun sequence carries:
- the LOC127866758 gene encoding sodium/calcium exchanger regulatory protein 1-like — protein: MASAIGKWKIEHSVNFEEYMKAIGVSDEKRLDAHKFLSDGSNMTQEISDNGGSWSIKTTTAAGEKTITFKLGEELDTMTLDGRNIKVLFSADGDKLVENQTGNGFQCKHVRHGDGNTLTMILTGGGQTCIRTYVKC